From Glycine soja cultivar W05 chromosome 4, ASM419377v2, whole genome shotgun sequence, the proteins below share one genomic window:
- the LOC114410118 gene encoding carbamoyl-phosphate synthase small chain, chloroplastic-like, translating into METKALSFALSLNDLTNNRFSSNTPHAAAKVSVFTVRCSSSGSGERPWKNSDARLVLEDGSIWRAKSFGASGTQVGEVVFNTSLTGYQEILTDPSYAGQFVLMTNPHIGNTGINFDDEESIQCFLAGLVIRSLSISTSNWRCKKPLGDYLAERNIMGIYDVDTRAITRRLRQDGSLIGVLSTDNSKKDEELLHMSKSWNIVGKDLISGVSCKTPHEWVDKTKQQWEFSKVPGEAFHVVAYDFGIKHNILRRLASYGCKITVVPCTWSASETLKMKPDGVLFSNGPGDPSAVPYAVETVKNIIGKVPVFGICMGHQLLGQALGGKTFKMKFGHHGGNHPVRNLRSGHVEISAQNHNYAVDPATLPEGVEVTHINLNDGSCAGLAFPAQQLMSLQYHPEASPGPHDSDYAFREFVELMKQGKNRTKESLHQLSAAQALDA; encoded by the exons ATGGAGACAAAAGCTTTGTCCTTCGCTCTGTCTCTCAATGACCTCACCAACAACCGCTTCTCTTCCAATACGCCACATGCTGCCGCCAAAGTTTCCGTCTTTACCGTCAGATGCTCTTCTTCGG GTAGTGGAGAGAGGCCTTGGAAGAATTCAGATGCTAGACTTGTGCTTGAAGATGGTTCAATTTGGAGAGCAAAATCGTTTGGTGCTTCAGGGACCCAAGTTGGCGAGGTTGTTTTCAATACATCATTGACAGG GTATCAAGAAATTTTGACTGATCCTAGTTATGCTGGCCAGTTTGTGCTCATGACAAACCCACATATTGGGAATACTGGCATAAATTTTG ATGATGAGGAATCAATACAGTGTTTCCTTGCTGGACTTGTAATTAGAAGTTTGAGTATCAG TACCTCTAACTGGAGATGTAAGAAGCCTCTGGGGGATTACCTAGCTGAAAGGAATATCATGGGAATTT ATGATGTTGATACTCGTGCAATCACGCGGCGATTGCGGCAAGATGGCAGTCTTATTGGTGTTTTGAGCACTGACAATTCCAAAAAGGATGAGGAACTGCTTCACATGTCTAAGTCATGGAACATTGTTG GTAAGGATCTAATAAGTGGAGTATCATGCAAAACTCCACATGAATGGGTtgataaaacaaaacaacaatggGAGTTTAGTAAAGTGCCTGGAGAGGCTTTCCAT GTAGTTGCTTATGATTTTGGAATCAAGCATAATATACTTAGGCGCCTAGCATCTTATGGCTGCAAAATCACTGTTGTGCCATGTACATGGTCAGCATCAGAAACTTTGAAGATGAAGCCAGACGGGGTTCTTTTCAGCAATGGCCCTGGAGATCCGTCTGCTGTTCCTTATGCCGTTGAAACAGTGAAGAATATTATCGGAAAGGTGCCTGTTTTTGGAATTTGCATGGGCCATCAATTGCTAGGCCAGGCTTTAGGAGGTAAAACCTTCAAGATGAAATTTGGTCACCATGGAGGAAATCACCCTGTTCGTAACCTTCGAAGTGGCCATGTTGAAATTAGTGCCCAG AACCACAACTATGCTGTTGACCCTGCCACACTGCCGGAAGGAGTGGAGGTTACTCATATCAATCTAAATGATGGAAGTTGTGCTGGTCTTGCTTTCCCCGCTCAACAACTTATGTCTCTTCAATACCACCCTGAAGCATCCCCTGGACCTCATGATTCTGACTATG CTTTTAGGGAGTTTGTAGAGCTAATGAAGCAAGGAAAAAACAGAACAAAAGAAAGTCTACACCAACTATCAGCAGCACAGGCTTTGGATGCATAA